From Echinicola soli, a single genomic window includes:
- a CDS encoding M949_RS01915 family surface polysaccharide biosynthesis protein, translating into MKKQFFTLSLCLLVYTAFGQVDAPQKKITNLEPDVWLGIWDEAHSGGQFTIDTISYDEIPKYLDFRGTVVEALQWNDEKNEHILIQSVTGHFNWKEYYDEDSTDYMIQDKSELYAYHFQKQKDEQHFTKVWRMYDYNECYGVDWFTGFIPGATTITDVDKDGISEISIPYVIICRGGMDPGIMNIIMYEGDTQYALAGETMFCRGEQSYGGTYTQSDNLDKNPKLLHFLMARWDAHKCEDDRLY; encoded by the coding sequence ATGAAAAAACAGTTTTTCACGCTATCGCTATGTCTTCTTGTATACACAGCCTTTGGTCAGGTCGATGCACCACAAAAAAAAATCACAAATCTTGAACCTGATGTTTGGCTGGGTATCTGGGACGAAGCCCATTCTGGCGGGCAATTTACGATCGATACCATCAGTTATGATGAAATCCCGAAATATCTTGATTTTCGGGGAACCGTCGTAGAAGCCTTGCAATGGAACGACGAAAAGAATGAACACATACTCATACAGTCCGTGACCGGCCATTTTAACTGGAAAGAATATTATGATGAGGATTCTACCGATTATATGATTCAGGACAAATCAGAACTGTATGCCTATCATTTTCAAAAGCAAAAAGACGAACAGCATTTCACAAAGGTCTGGCGCATGTATGATTACAACGAATGCTATGGTGTAGACTGGTTTACAGGTTTTATCCCGGGAGCAACAACCATTACCGATGTAGATAAAGATGGAATTTCGGAAATCAGTATACCGTATGTCATTATCTGCCGGGGAGGTATGGATCCAGGAATAATGAATATAATCATGTATGAAGGAGATACACAATATGCCCTGGCAGGTGAAACGATGTTTTGCCGAGGAGAACAATCGTATGGTGGTACATATACCCAAAGCGACAACTTAGACAAAAACCCTAAGCTCCTTCATTTTTTAATGGCACGTTGGGATGCACATAAATGTGAGGATGACAGGTTATATTGA
- a CDS encoding DUF3592 domain-containing protein produces the protein MGTIKIISVVFATIGMALLVVAFMSYQSTNDWLDEAMKTDGTVIAFQSSYSDGTTLYRPVIQFEDKGGNNVIFHSSTASSPPAYSKGENVTVLYPESNPNEAKIEGFFSLWGMVVIVGGIGMVFFLVGGGIIFSVKRKSNTDKWLRRNGNSIDTAFQGVILDTSLTVNGRHPFRILSQWQDPTTSEVHVFKSNSLWFDPSQFIDQKNIKVFIGWDNPKKYYMDVSFLPKYGG, from the coding sequence ATGGGAACAATAAAAATTATTTCTGTAGTCTTCGCCACGATAGGGATGGCATTGCTCGTCGTTGCTTTCATGAGTTACCAAAGCACCAACGATTGGCTGGATGAAGCGATGAAAACAGATGGGACAGTTATAGCCTTTCAATCCAGCTATTCAGATGGCACGACCCTATACCGACCGGTAATACAGTTTGAGGACAAAGGAGGAAATAATGTCATATTCCACTCATCCACGGCCAGTAGTCCTCCTGCTTATAGCAAGGGAGAAAACGTAACCGTATTATATCCTGAATCCAACCCGAATGAAGCGAAGATAGAAGGCTTCTTTTCTCTTTGGGGCATGGTTGTCATTGTTGGTGGTATCGGCATGGTATTTTTCCTTGTCGGTGGCGGTATTATATTTTCTGTAAAGCGCAAGAGCAACACCGATAAATGGTTAAGGCGCAATGGAAACTCCATAGACACTGCCTTTCAAGGTGTGATCCTTGATACTTCACTTACGGTAAATGGCAGACATCCATTTCGTATTCTGTCCCAATGGCAGGATCCTACCACATCGGAGGTCCATGTTTTTAAAAGCAATAGCCTGTGGTTTGACCCTTCCCAATTTATCGATCAAAAAAACATCAAGGTGTTTATTGGTTGGGACAATCCGAAAAAATATTATATGGATGTTTCTTTTTTGCCGAAGTATGGAGGGTGA
- a CDS encoding DUF4870 domain-containing protein — protein sequence MNAKTISIVSYITIIGWIVAYFQHKGTTEKSKLASYHLEQGLGVFIFAVILNIALGIIISVVPSLGGILSFVGIVPLVLLIFGIIAAANEARNPVPLIGKFFEGKFNF from the coding sequence ATGAATGCTAAAACTATCTCAATCGTATCGTACATTACCATTATCGGATGGATCGTCGCTTATTTTCAACATAAGGGAACTACCGAAAAAAGCAAACTGGCTTCCTATCATCTTGAACAGGGTTTAGGGGTGTTCATTTTTGCCGTTATCCTAAATATTGCACTTGGAATCATCATTAGCGTAGTCCCTTCCCTGGGCGGCATCCTTTCCTTTGTGGGAATAGTCCCACTTGTTTTACTCATCTTTGGCATTATCGCCGCTGCCAATGAAGCCCGTAACCCGGTACCTTTGATTGGAAAATTTTTTGAAGGCAAGTTTAATTTTTAA
- a CDS encoding transcriptional regulator, whose translation MKRIIFTSFFIFFTVLLWSEGMQAQSVKIDSLKAIMVSSGVANGDRIEAMEQLSRILIAQNELDEALEITREAQQLSHREEDGKYGALVQSTLSYLYAQQDSLRLAFQALDSAEWYVDRTTDKAIKGRIMHRRGWLEYIVENTDKAYQSMLEALRLLEGEDTYVYQSNIYHFLAAIYAHWKKPEKQLYYTRLCLNAALKSNDPDAITNAYLSMGSSTLNRFRKDQSRKELLDSSAYFNKLVIKLTDSLQQRLVVKSTGGIAALNMANLYLEFYPASYQDSAKVYLKRALSIGKATNHPEIIGNSYGILSEFALREGDYGRADNLLQMALREISASPKSGTLIKSRISNALARVAEKKGNHKQALDYYKQYVQFDKALFDEEKLAITQKLEAQFQSEKRELALSAAMQEAAFTKQLNRFYILLIIAGAIALFFLFRSYHFRLKTSQQRQLLLTGQKHEAELQASLKAEETARLQTERELMQERLDRLEKELLAGTLQVEEKNALLQNLREKLNTLDGNDPLHRQINRLISENHQIDKGYDEIKVEFAEIRPEFIAGLQQKAENKLTRLDLKYCAYILMGLTNKEVASKLNVAPKSIRMAHYRIKQKLKLEKEENLDRFIRELGEKSVL comes from the coding sequence ATGAAAAGAATAATATTCACCAGTTTTTTTATCTTTTTTACGGTGTTGCTTTGGTCAGAAGGTATGCAGGCCCAATCTGTAAAAATCGACTCATTGAAAGCAATCATGGTCAGCTCCGGAGTTGCAAATGGAGATCGTATAGAAGCCATGGAGCAGTTGTCCCGGATTTTGATAGCCCAAAACGAATTGGATGAGGCGCTGGAGATTACCAGAGAAGCACAGCAGCTCAGCCATAGGGAAGAAGACGGGAAGTACGGTGCGTTGGTCCAGTCGACCTTAAGTTATCTGTATGCCCAACAAGACAGCCTCAGACTTGCTTTTCAGGCTTTGGACAGTGCCGAATGGTATGTCGACCGTACGACGGATAAAGCCATAAAAGGCCGTATCATGCACCGGAGAGGCTGGTTGGAATATATCGTGGAAAATACAGATAAAGCTTATCAAAGTATGCTGGAGGCGCTTCGTTTGTTGGAGGGGGAGGATACCTATGTTTACCAAAGCAATATTTACCACTTTCTAGCCGCAATATATGCCCATTGGAAGAAGCCGGAAAAGCAGCTGTATTATACCCGGCTTTGTCTGAATGCTGCCCTGAAAAGCAATGATCCGGACGCCATTACCAATGCTTACCTTAGCATGGGAAGCAGTACGCTCAACCGCTTTCGAAAAGATCAGTCCAGGAAAGAACTGCTGGATTCTTCCGCATATTTCAATAAACTGGTCATCAAGCTGACGGATTCCCTTCAGCAGCGCCTTGTCGTAAAGAGCACCGGGGGAATTGCCGCCTTGAATATGGCGAATCTCTATTTGGAATTTTATCCGGCCTCTTATCAAGACAGCGCCAAAGTTTACCTCAAAAGGGCCCTTTCTATCGGGAAAGCAACCAATCATCCTGAAATCATAGGAAACAGTTATGGGATATTAAGTGAATTTGCCCTGAGGGAAGGTGATTATGGGCGGGCTGATAACCTTTTGCAGATGGCATTGAGAGAGATATCGGCCAGTCCCAAGAGCGGTACATTGATCAAGTCCCGTATCAGCAATGCTCTGGCCAGGGTGGCTGAAAAAAAAGGAAACCATAAGCAAGCGCTGGACTATTACAAACAATATGTGCAGTTTGACAAAGCCTTGTTTGATGAGGAAAAACTTGCCATTACGCAAAAACTCGAAGCCCAGTTCCAATCAGAAAAACGGGAACTGGCCCTTTCGGCAGCTATGCAGGAAGCTGCCTTTACCAAACAGCTGAACCGCTTTTATATTTTGCTGATCATTGCCGGGGCAATCGCTTTGTTTTTCTTGTTCCGCTCTTATCATTTCAGGCTGAAAACTTCCCAACAACGGCAACTGCTGCTTACTGGCCAAAAACACGAAGCGGAGCTTCAGGCCAGCCTTAAGGCCGAGGAGACCGCCAGATTACAGACAGAACGCGAGTTAATGCAGGAACGTTTGGACAGACTTGAGAAGGAACTCCTTGCCGGTACTTTGCAAGTGGAAGAAAAAAATGCTCTCCTTCAAAATCTCCGTGAAAAGCTCAATACCCTGGACGGTAATGATCCGCTACACCGGCAAATCAACCGCTTGATTTCGGAAAATCATCAAATAGACAAAGGCTATGACGAAATTAAGGTGGAATTTGCTGAAATACGGCCTGAGTTTATTGCCGGACTTCAGCAAAAAGCAGAAAACAAATTGACCCGGCTCGATTTGAAATACTGCGCCTATATATTAATGGGATTGACCAATAAGGAGGTAGCTTCTAAGCTGAATGTAGCACCCAAAAGTATTCGAATGGCACATTATAGGATCAAACAGAAACTGAAACTTGAAAAGGAGGAAAACCTCGATCGGTTTATCAGAGAATTAGGAGAAAAATCAGTATTGTAG
- a CDS encoding zinc-ribbon domain-containing protein: protein MIIFGTGTSHLGAKRVSGTCSHCGTNHQMILHIYQRYFDVFWIPVFPVGKTGVCECQHCKYTLRKGEMPETLRQEYQEAKAQFRTPFWSFAGLVIVAGLMIFAGIMGAQDSKQEAAFIQNPQKGDVYEVKLSPNQYTLFKVVDVHGNTASLQRHAYETDKVTAMGKLKEMGDTAYFQGVEKLTKVELLEMYERGKIIDIDRLVKGD, encoded by the coding sequence ATGATTATTTTCGGAACAGGCACTTCCCATTTAGGCGCAAAGAGAGTCAGCGGTACATGTTCCCACTGTGGAACAAACCATCAAATGATCCTGCACATTTATCAACGTTATTTTGATGTTTTTTGGATACCGGTTTTCCCCGTAGGCAAAACCGGGGTATGTGAATGTCAACACTGTAAATATACGTTACGGAAAGGAGAAATGCCCGAAACCCTCCGCCAGGAATATCAAGAAGCCAAAGCCCAATTCAGAACACCTTTCTGGAGTTTTGCGGGACTGGTCATCGTGGCCGGATTGATGATCTTTGCCGGGATTATGGGAGCCCAGGATAGCAAGCAGGAAGCGGCTTTTATCCAAAATCCACAAAAAGGGGATGTATATGAAGTGAAATTGTCTCCAAACCAATACACGCTTTTCAAGGTGGTGGATGTACACGGTAATACGGCTTCCCTGCAAAGGCATGCTTACGAGACTGATAAAGTCACAGCAATGGGGAAACTAAAGGAAATGGGAGATACGGCTTATTTCCAGGGAGTAGAAAAACTTACTAAAGTGGAACTTTTGGAAATGTATGAACGTGGGAAAATCATTGATATCGATAGGCTGGTAAAGGGAGATTAG
- a CDS encoding glycoside hydrolase family 3 N-terminal domain-containing protein produces MFRSFSMSSFKKSQVLLFLWLGAIFCAFGQDNKGTPLYKQSAAPTAQRVEDLLGRMTLEEKVGQLSTLLGWKMYEKEGEHVAVSKAFEEAVQQRHIGMLWATLRADPWTQKTLTTGLNPKQAAEATNAMQRYVMEHTRLGIPMMLAEECPHGHMAIGTTVFPTSIGQASTWNPDLIQEMAAAIALEARLQGGHIGYGPVLDLAREPRWSRVEETYGEDPYVNSQMGIAMVRGFQGEDIASGKNVISTLKHFTAYGVPEGGHNGTSVSVGQRELHESYLPPFKAAVEAGALSVMTAYNSIDGIPCTSNGYLLNHVLRDEWGFDGFVVSDLGSISGLKGSHHVAATSEEAASLAINAGVDSDLGGYGFDKYLLEAVKSGEVSQEVLDVAVKRVLKMKFDMGLFENPYVDPAKAAKQVRSRNHVALARKVSREGVVLLKNKDHVLPLSKSLKSIAVIGPNANNTYNQLGDYTAPQPDENVVTVLEGIQAKVSKDVQVNYIKGCAIRDTTQSQIAEAASLAAQSDVAVVVLGGSSARDFDTEYEETAAAKVNEAAEGELISDMESGEGFDRMTLDLLGDQLKLLEAVQKTGTPVVLVLIKGRPLNLNWAADNVPAILDAWYPGQEGGSAIADVLFGDYNPSGRLTISVPRSVGQLPVFYNYRNPKRHDYVEGSAEPLYAFGHGLSYADFEYAHLKIAASGNARSPEVAVHFEVKNISNVDGEEVVQLYVKDLASSTVRPLMALRGFEKVMVPAGESREIQFTLNEEDLQVMGQEKSWLVEPGNFQVLVGRSSGDIRLEGNFVLE; encoded by the coding sequence ATGTTTAGATCTTTTAGCATGTCATCGTTTAAGAAATCCCAGGTCTTGCTGTTTTTATGGCTGGGAGCAATCTTTTGTGCTTTTGGACAGGATAATAAAGGCACACCGCTGTATAAGCAGTCAGCCGCCCCCACGGCACAACGCGTGGAAGACTTGCTAGGCAGGATGACACTGGAGGAAAAAGTGGGACAGCTTTCTACCTTACTCGGATGGAAGATGTACGAAAAAGAGGGAGAACATGTAGCCGTCAGTAAGGCCTTCGAAGAAGCGGTTCAGCAACGGCATATCGGCATGCTGTGGGCTACTTTACGCGCTGATCCCTGGACACAAAAGACCTTGACGACTGGATTGAATCCCAAACAAGCCGCTGAGGCAACCAATGCGATGCAGCGTTATGTAATGGAGCATACGCGCTTGGGCATTCCCATGATGTTGGCCGAAGAATGTCCCCATGGGCACATGGCCATTGGGACTACTGTTTTTCCTACTTCCATTGGACAGGCTAGTACGTGGAACCCAGATTTGATCCAAGAGATGGCTGCGGCAATTGCGTTAGAGGCAAGGCTGCAAGGCGGACATATTGGTTATGGCCCGGTGCTGGACCTGGCCAGGGAGCCAAGGTGGTCACGGGTGGAAGAAACCTATGGGGAAGATCCATATGTCAATAGCCAAATGGGGATCGCTATGGTGAGGGGATTCCAGGGAGAAGATATAGCTTCCGGCAAAAATGTGATTTCCACGCTGAAGCATTTTACAGCCTACGGCGTGCCTGAAGGAGGGCATAATGGCACCAGTGTGAGTGTAGGCCAACGTGAATTGCACGAGAGTTATTTGCCTCCGTTCAAAGCGGCTGTAGAAGCAGGAGCTCTATCAGTAATGACCGCATATAATTCCATCGATGGCATTCCCTGTACTTCGAATGGGTATTTATTAAATCATGTTTTAAGAGATGAGTGGGGGTTTGATGGTTTTGTGGTTTCTGATTTGGGAAGTATCAGTGGTCTTAAAGGCAGTCACCATGTAGCGGCTACCTCAGAGGAGGCCGCCAGTCTAGCGATCAATGCCGGGGTGGACTCGGATTTGGGCGGTTATGGTTTTGATAAGTATTTATTGGAAGCAGTAAAATCCGGAGAGGTTTCACAAGAAGTTTTGGATGTAGCGGTAAAAAGAGTGTTGAAGATGAAATTTGATATGGGGCTGTTTGAAAATCCCTATGTCGATCCTGCTAAAGCGGCCAAGCAAGTGCGTTCCCGTAATCATGTGGCCCTGGCCAGAAAGGTGTCACGTGAGGGTGTGGTACTCTTAAAGAACAAGGACCATGTTTTGCCCCTAAGTAAATCCCTGAAAAGCATAGCCGTGATAGGTCCTAATGCAAATAATACTTACAACCAGCTGGGAGACTATACTGCTCCCCAGCCGGATGAAAATGTGGTAACCGTATTGGAGGGGATTCAGGCAAAGGTAAGTAAGGATGTTCAGGTCAATTATATCAAAGGCTGCGCTATTCGTGATACCACCCAAAGCCAAATAGCTGAAGCAGCTTCGCTGGCGGCGCAGTCTGATGTGGCCGTAGTGGTTCTGGGTGGATCGAGTGCGAGGGACTTTGACACGGAATATGAAGAAACGGCTGCGGCCAAGGTGAATGAAGCAGCAGAAGGGGAGTTGATCAGCGATATGGAGAGCGGAGAAGGGTTTGACCGTATGACCTTGGATTTGCTGGGAGACCAGCTTAAGCTTTTGGAAGCTGTACAAAAAACAGGCACTCCTGTGGTGCTGGTATTGATCAAAGGCCGCCCACTCAATCTAAACTGGGCTGCTGATAATGTTCCCGCTATTCTGGATGCTTGGTATCCAGGCCAAGAGGGCGGAAGCGCCATTGCTGATGTGCTTTTTGGGGATTACAATCCCTCTGGAAGGTTGACCATTTCAGTGCCAAGGTCCGTTGGGCAATTGCCAGTGTTTTATAATTATAGAAATCCCAAGCGACATGATTATGTGGAAGGAAGTGCTGAACCATTATATGCATTTGGCCATGGCTTGAGCTATGCGGATTTTGAATATGCTCACCTGAAAATCGCTGCATCTGGAAATGCCCGATCTCCTGAGGTAGCAGTGCATTTTGAAGTAAAAAACATCAGTAATGTCGATGGCGAGGAAGTGGTGCAATTGTATGTAAAGGATTTGGCAAGCAGCACGGTAAGACCACTTATGGCATTGAGAGGGTTTGAAAAGGTAATGGTTCCGGCCGGGGAGTCAAGGGAAATCCAGTTTACCTTGAATGAAGAGGATCTGCAAGTTATGGGGCAGGAAAAGAGCTGGTTAGTGGAGCCAGGGAACTTTCAGGTATTGGTCGGGCGTTCATCCGGGGATATCCGGCTGGAAGGAAATTTCGTATTGGAGTAA
- a CDS encoding RNA polymerase sigma factor: MGVSKNFNVWSDRELWESIASGDQLAFSHLYEKSANALFGYGHKFCNDKRLIEDVIQDVFVILWEKRQQLTINRSIKFYLFRIFRREMMHRLQGTKYIRQGLDNFSEESSWEVSIQELLIQRQMSIDSDRHVRESLKVLTKRQREAIYLRYIEGLSYEEISSLMDVKVPYLYNVVLKGLKSLKEYFVTNGIVNIPSLILLLLFWKRD, translated from the coding sequence ATGGGGGTAAGCAAGAATTTTAATGTTTGGTCAGACCGGGAACTTTGGGAATCCATCGCTTCGGGGGATCAGCTTGCCTTTTCGCATTTGTATGAAAAATCTGCCAATGCCCTTTTTGGCTATGGTCATAAGTTCTGTAATGATAAACGTTTGATAGAAGATGTGATCCAGGATGTCTTCGTTATATTGTGGGAAAAGCGACAGCAGCTAACCATCAACCGTTCCATTAAATTTTACCTTTTTCGCATCTTCAGGAGAGAAATGATGCACAGGTTGCAGGGTACAAAATATATTCGCCAGGGGCTGGACAATTTTTCGGAAGAGTCCTCATGGGAAGTGTCCATTCAGGAATTGCTCATCCAGCGTCAGATGTCCATCGATTCGGACAGACATGTCCGTGAATCCCTCAAGGTACTCACCAAGCGACAGCGAGAAGCTATTTACTTGAGGTATATTGAAGGACTCAGCTACGAGGAGATTTCTTCATTAATGGATGTAAAAGTGCCTTATCTTTATAATGTGGTCTTAAAGGGGTTAAAATCCCTAAAGGAATATTTTGTAACCAATGGCATCGTGAATATCCCCAGTCTTATACTGCTGTTGCTTTTTTGGAAAAGAGATTGA
- a CDS encoding FecR family protein codes for MGKKYQDIADFLEDHTFRDWVMHEGSVYRQKWEAFLADHPEMKPEVEMARTVILELSRDQMGWDKKGKASTKKAVLTRINAPSTRPKQTISPKRMSSFTWTKVAVVAILLLGVGAVAWFGQQASIPTKVAQEPEWVVRVNHAGQKSIVHLPDGSKVVLNASSTIRYRQDFGKMDRGLHLAGEAFFEVKKDTNKPFKVITGAITTTALGTSFSITAFEDSYPSIKLATGVVEINQQSKEKDGRLRLVPGEEAFMTADNVLEKRQFDPSIAFLWKDGILYFNRTPFSEVIETLERWYAVDIAVHHLPGETQPLVSGRFDNDHLDNVLTSIGYSLRFSHEIDQKKVTIDFQ; via the coding sequence TTGGGGAAAAAATATCAAGATATCGCTGATTTTTTAGAAGATCACACCTTTCGAGACTGGGTAATGCATGAAGGTAGTGTGTACCGTCAGAAGTGGGAGGCTTTTCTGGCAGATCATCCAGAGATGAAACCAGAAGTCGAAATGGCAAGGACGGTGATATTGGAGCTGTCACGAGATCAGATGGGCTGGGACAAAAAAGGAAAGGCAAGCACTAAAAAGGCCGTTCTGACAAGAATCAACGCCCCATCCACTCGACCCAAGCAAACCATTTCTCCGAAAAGGATGAGCAGCTTTACTTGGACTAAAGTGGCCGTGGTGGCAATTTTATTGCTAGGAGTAGGCGCAGTGGCGTGGTTTGGCCAGCAGGCAAGCATCCCCACTAAAGTAGCGCAAGAACCTGAATGGGTCGTTAGGGTTAATCATGCAGGCCAAAAATCCATTGTACACCTTCCAGATGGGAGTAAAGTGGTCTTAAATGCTTCCAGTACCATTCGTTATCGTCAGGATTTCGGAAAGATGGATAGGGGATTGCACTTGGCAGGAGAGGCATTTTTTGAGGTGAAAAAGGACACAAACAAACCATTCAAGGTGATTACGGGAGCAATAACCACCACTGCCCTGGGTACCTCTTTCAGTATTACGGCATTTGAGGATTCGTACCCGTCAATCAAACTGGCTACAGGGGTCGTGGAGATAAATCAGCAAAGCAAAGAAAAGGATGGTCGGCTTAGGCTTGTCCCTGGCGAAGAAGCTTTTATGACAGCAGATAATGTTCTGGAAAAGCGACAGTTTGATCCTTCCATTGCATTTCTGTGGAAGGACGGGATCCTGTATTTTAATAGGACTCCTTTTAGCGAGGTAATAGAGACACTCGAGCGTTGGTATGCGGTGGATATTGCTGTTCACCATCTCCCTGGTGAAACACAGCCGCTGGTCTCGGGCAGATTTGATAATGACCATTTGGACAATGTGCTCACCAGTATTGGGTATAGTCTCCGGTTCTCTCACGAGATAGATCAGAAAAAAGTAACGATAGATTTTCAATAA